CTCCCTGAAGAATAATTATAGGGCAATTTGCCTCTTGGAGATATTGATGTGTTTTAAAGGGGTATTTCATAAGCCTGTCTACAGGTAAAATCGGAAATCTTTCTTTGGCCACATCCACCAGGCTGTAAAAAGGTGTTTCAAGTATTAAGGTGGAAACCGAATTCCTTGATGACAAGTAAGAAGCCATTGCAGTACCCAAAGACCTGCCATAGAGGGTGATCTCATCATGACTGTACATAGCCGAGACGTAGTCGTAAAATGCCTGGGCGTCTTCCAGCAAAGCCGCCTCACTGAGCTTTCCGCTACTCTTACCATAAGTTCTGTAATCCATAATCACAAGATCGTAATTACGCCGTACCAGGCCTAGGACCTCATTCCCCCAGCGTTCCAGATTCCCTGCATTCCCGTGGAAATAGAGAATAACGCCCCTCGGATCTTCTCGTTTAAAATGAAGCGCATTTAGCTTAGCCCCGTCGGGTCTGGTGATAAAAAATTCCTCAAAGGGTTCATCAAAGGAATACTGGTATTGATCTTCTAATTTTGTGGGAAGAAAAATAAGTTTCTCCTGCAGGTAGTATAGCATACTAATGATGATTAAAATTCCGGCAATAATGCCCAGGATCGCCTTTTTTACATTACGCATAAGGCTTAGAGGTACTATGTTCTGTCTCATTTCCCAGAGTATCTGACTTTCTTTTCTCTGGTTTTGAAGTGATAATATCGTGCAGCATTTTGTGGTACGACTCGAAACTGTTTAAATTTTTATGGCCGCCGCCAATCACCGTATACAGGGTGGTTTGTTCCGGTTTTATTTTAGATAGTTTTATACTCGATTTATAGGGAATGAGATGATCATCTGTGCCGTGAATGATGTGCACAGGACACTGTACATATTTCAGCCATTTATAGGTGGGCATGGGAAATTTGAGTAAAAGTGACAATGGCATAAAGGGTATGTACTTTTTAGCCACATGTCGCAAACTGTAATATGGCGCATCGAGGATGAGCATTCTCGGATTGTTCATTGAAGCCAATTTTGCTGCAAACCCCGAACCCAGTGACCTTCCATAGAGGATGATATACTTCTCCTCCACTTTCTCCATTATCTTATTGTAAACCACCTGCATATCCCTTTTAATGGCTTTTTGGGTCCTCCTTCCAGTACTCTTTCCAAACCCCCGGTAGTCTACCATAAGGACATCGTAACCTAAACGAGTAAAATCTACGGCAAATTTTCCCCAGCCCTTTATACTTTTTGAATTCCCCTTCAAATAAAAAACAATCCCTTTGGGATTTTTCGCTTTAAATCGAAGGCCATTGATTATGGCGCCGTCTCTGGTTTCCACGTTGTATTCCTCCGTGATCTGATTTTCGTAATAAAACTGAAAATCCTCCGGGAGTTTTTCCGGTTTAAACATCAGATAATCCTGTAAGAAATACAATAACACACTAACAAGAAGGTAGGCTATAAAAAGAAATATCAGTATGTAAGCCCAATTTGGCATGTATAGATTTTGGTTTTAATTTACAAAATAAATCAGAAGAGGATCTTAAATAAAAACCTGGGCAGTTTTAAATCAAATCCAGCGTTTTTTCTTGAAGTAGATCAACATCAGCAGAAGTAATACAATCATTATACCCCAAACCATATAATATCCATTTTCCCAGTGCAATTCCGGCATATGATCAAAGTTCATCCCATAGATACCCACTATAAAAGTTAGAGGGATAAAAATTGACGCCATTACGGTGAGTACTTTCATCACCTCATTCATCTTATTGCTCACATTGCTCATATATATCTCCATAAGGCTCATCGCCATTTCTCTGTAGATCTGAAGGCTTTCATTGATTTCCAGGCAATGGTCCAGGGCATCTCTTAGAAAAAGTTTTGTATCCTTCGTAATCAAGGGATTCTCCGAGTCTATTAAGCGGCTGACTAATTCCTTCACAGGAGCAACAAACCTTCTGATCCTTAGTACTTCTTTTTTAAGCTCCTGTATCTTCTGCGCTGTTTTTGGTTTCGGATTTCGATAGACTTCTTCTTCAAGGATCTCTATCTGTTCACTGATGTGTTCGAGAACCACAAAATAATTATCGATAATGGCATCGAGTAAGGCAAAATAAAGATAATCTGCTCCCCTGCTCCTTATACGTCCCTGTTTACCGAGTATTCTTTGTCTTACCGAATTAAATACATCGTCTTTTAATTCCTGAAATACAAGAACAAGGTTTTCAAATAACACCAGGGCCACATGTTCAATAATGATATTCTGATCATCATCGAGATAGATCATTTTAAAGACGCCAAAAATATAATTGTCGTACTCATCAACCTTTGGACGCTGCTCGGTATGCACTGCATCTTCGAGTA
This DNA window, taken from Muriicola soli, encodes the following:
- the corA gene encoding magnesium/cobalt transporter CorA, with the protein product MAKIHLPGSKPLKKKFKIHKKVGKAPGTITYMGNRENAISSLDVIAYKDEYAEEYSPVKIETLNEYKEGEVKWINLVGLSDEGFITSLGKLFELNSLVLEDAVHTEQRPKVDEYDNYIFGVFKMIYLDDDQNIIIEHVALVLFENLVLVFQELKDDVFNSVRQRILGKQGRIRSRGADYLYFALLDAIIDNYFVVLEHISEQIEILEEEVYRNPKPKTAQKIQELKKEVLRIRRFVAPVKELVSRLIDSENPLITKDTKLFLRDALDHCLEINESLQIYREMAMSLMEIYMSNVSNKMNEVMKVLTVMASIFIPLTFIVGIYGMNFDHMPELHWENGYYMVWGIMIVLLLLMLIYFKKKRWI
- a CDS encoding alpha/beta hydrolase encodes the protein MPNWAYILIFLFIAYLLVSVLLYFLQDYLMFKPEKLPEDFQFYYENQITEEYNVETRDGAIINGLRFKAKNPKGIVFYLKGNSKSIKGWGKFAVDFTRLGYDVLMVDYRGFGKSTGRRTQKAIKRDMQVVYNKIMEKVEEKYIILYGRSLGSGFAAKLASMNNPRMLILDAPYYSLRHVAKKYIPFMPLSLLLKFPMPTYKWLKYVQCPVHIIHGTDDHLIPYKSSIKLSKIKPEQTTLYTVIGGGHKNLNSFESYHKMLHDIITSKPEKRKSDTLGNETEHSTSKPYA
- a CDS encoding alpha/beta hydrolase, yielding MRQNIVPLSLMRNVKKAILGIIAGILIIISMLYYLQEKLIFLPTKLEDQYQYSFDEPFEEFFITRPDGAKLNALHFKREDPRGVILYFHGNAGNLERWGNEVLGLVRRNYDLVIMDYRTYGKSSGKLSEAALLEDAQAFYDYVSAMYSHDEITLYGRSLGTAMASYLSSRNSVSTLILETPFYSLVDVAKERFPILPVDRLMKYPFKTHQYLQEANCPIIILQGDEDRVVPISSALKLYRSLEGKQRTFIKFEGGRHNNLSTFDEYQHVMDDLLLSKAN